A window of Cyclopterus lumpus isolate fCycLum1 chromosome 14, fCycLum1.pri, whole genome shotgun sequence contains these coding sequences:
- the hmgb1a gene encoding high mobility group protein B1a: MVREPGKPRGKMSSYAYFVQTCREEHKKKHPEASVNFSEFSKKCSERWKTMSLKEKGKFEDLAKQDKVRYEREMMSYVPPRGSKKKKFKDPNAPKRPPSAFFIFCAEYRPKVKGETPGLTIGDVAKRLGEMWNGTASEDKQPFEKKAAKLKEKYEKDVAAYRAKTKPGAGGAAAAAATTAATTTTAGKAPAKVEKKVENDDDDDDDDEEDFDDDDDE; encoded by the exons ATGGTGAGAGAGCCAGGAAAGCCGAGGGGCAAGATGTCCTCCTATGCATATTTTGTCCAGACCTGCCGGGAGGAGCACAAGAAGAAACACCCCGAAGCATCTGTTAACTTTTCGGAGTTTTCCAAAAAGTGCTCTGAGCGATGGAAG acAATGTCTCTTAAGGAGAAGGGCAAATTTGAAGACCTTGCAAAACAGGACAAGGTCCGCTATGAGAGGGAGATGATGAGCTACGTTCCACCCAGGGGatccaagaagaagaagttcaAGGACCCTAACGCTCCCAAGAGACCCCC aTCTGCCTTCTTCATCTTTTGCGCAGAGTATCGCCCGAAGGTGAAAGGCGAGACCCCTGGTCTCACCATCGGAGATGTGGCCAAGAGGCTGGGTGAGATGTGGAACGGTACCGCTTCAGAGGACAAGCAGCCCTTTGAGAAGAAGGCTGCTAAACTGAAGGAGAAGTATGAGAAG GACGTCGCAGCATACCGCGCTAAGACCAAACCAGGCGCCGgcggggcagcagcagcagcagcaacaacagcagcaacaacaacaacagcaggaaAAGCCCCGGCCAAGGTGGAGAAGAAGGTGGAAaacgacgatgacgacgatgacgacgacgaggaagactttgatgatgacgatgacgagtAG